Proteins from one Mycolicibacter virginiensis genomic window:
- a CDS encoding SRPBCC family protein: MHYTRTDPIAARPSEVWAVLTDVERWPDWTASMREIVRLDTGPLRVGSTARVRQPTGRPMVWTVTELVHERSFTWTASTAGIRFTGFHELTPTGSGVRAALTFTVTGPMAWLAGLLAGGRIRRYVDMEADGLKRRSEGHAAP, encoded by the coding sequence ATGCACTACACCCGCACTGATCCCATCGCGGCCCGTCCCAGCGAGGTCTGGGCCGTCCTGACCGACGTTGAGCGTTGGCCGGACTGGACGGCATCGATGCGTGAGATCGTCCGCCTCGACACCGGTCCGCTGCGAGTCGGCAGCACCGCCCGCGTCCGGCAACCCACCGGTCGGCCGATGGTCTGGACCGTCACTGAGCTGGTCCACGAGCGGTCTTTCACCTGGACGGCGTCGACGGCCGGCATCCGATTCACCGGCTTTCATGAGCTGACGCCGACCGGGTCGGGGGTGCGGGCCGCGCTGACCTTTACGGTGACCGGTCCGATGGCCTGGCTGGCCGGCCTCCTCGCCGGTGGCCGGATTCGTCGTTACGTCGACATGGAGGCTGACGGGCTCAAGCGGCGCTCGGAAGGCCACGCGGCGCCCTAA
- a CDS encoding acyl-ACP desaturase, whose translation MVNVQTALLHELEPIVEQNLNRHLKAAKPWLPHDYVPWSKGRDFAFLGGEDWVPEDSPLDPVAKAALLVNLLTEDNLPSYHREIATTFGRDGAWGTWVGQWTAEEGRHSIALRDYLIVTRGIDPVNLENMRMQHTVAGYDSGGKSALGVLAYVSFQELATRVSHRNTGKASGCPLADQLLARVALDENLHMVFYRNLMQAALDIAPDEAMCAIRDEVLGFSMPGMNMPGFQENAIMIAKAGIYDLRIHHDDVIQPVLRFWKIHERNDFGAVGEEAREQVVGFMKMVDERANYYEEKAKARESVSA comes from the coding sequence ATGGTGAATGTCCAGACGGCACTGCTTCACGAGCTCGAACCGATTGTCGAGCAGAACCTCAACCGTCATCTCAAGGCCGCCAAGCCGTGGCTGCCGCACGACTACGTGCCGTGGAGCAAGGGACGCGACTTCGCATTCCTCGGGGGCGAGGACTGGGTTCCTGAAGACTCGCCACTGGACCCGGTCGCCAAGGCTGCGCTGCTGGTCAACTTGCTGACCGAGGACAATTTGCCGTCCTACCACCGCGAGATCGCCACCACCTTCGGCCGGGATGGCGCCTGGGGCACCTGGGTGGGCCAGTGGACCGCCGAGGAGGGCCGCCACAGCATCGCGCTGCGTGACTACCTCATCGTCACCCGCGGCATCGACCCGGTGAACCTCGAGAACATGCGGATGCAGCACACCGTCGCCGGCTATGACTCTGGCGGTAAGTCAGCGCTGGGTGTGCTGGCGTACGTGTCCTTCCAGGAACTCGCCACCCGGGTATCGCACCGCAACACCGGCAAGGCCTCTGGCTGCCCCCTCGCAGATCAGTTGCTGGCCCGGGTTGCACTCGACGAGAACCTGCACATGGTGTTCTACCGCAACCTGATGCAGGCGGCCCTGGACATCGCCCCGGACGAGGCGATGTGCGCCATTCGTGACGAGGTGCTCGGTTTCTCGATGCCCGGGATGAACATGCCTGGCTTCCAGGAGAACGCCATCATGATCGCCAAGGCCGGCATCTACGACCTGCGCATCCACCACGATGACGTCATCCAGCCGGTGCTGCGCTTCTGGAAGATCCACGAGCGCAACGACTTCGGTGCTGTGGGCGAGGAGGCTCGTGAGCAGGTCGTCGGCTTCATGAAGATGGTCGACGAGCGGGCTAACTACTACGAAGAGAAGGCCAAGGCGCGCGAGAGCGTCTCCGCCTGA
- a CDS encoding class I SAM-dependent methyltransferase, translating to MARTDNDTWDLATSVGATATMVAAARAIATKADNPLIDDRFAEPLVRAVGVDFLTKWAAGDLAGTDLDDHESGWKLGQMPDAMAARTRFFDAFFADATQAGIHQAVILASGLDARAYRLTWPSGMTVFEIDQPAVLAFKTAALAELGAEPTADRRGVAVDLRDDWPAALIEAGFDRTRPTAWIAEGLLGYLPPEAQDRLLDNITALSAEGSRLATEAIPNISAAQHEQAREMMRSATEKWRAHGFDLEFSELGYEGDRNDVAEYLKPLGWTSTGQTMTELLTQYGRPTPARGADSVSMADTTYYTSIKRS from the coding sequence ATGGCACGCACCGACAACGACACCTGGGACCTCGCCACCAGCGTGGGAGCCACCGCGACGATGGTCGCCGCCGCCCGGGCAATCGCCACCAAGGCCGATAATCCCCTGATCGACGACCGCTTCGCCGAGCCGCTGGTTCGGGCCGTCGGCGTTGATTTCCTGACCAAATGGGCCGCCGGCGACCTGGCGGGCACCGATCTCGACGACCACGAATCCGGCTGGAAGCTCGGGCAGATGCCCGACGCGATGGCGGCTCGCACCCGCTTTTTCGACGCATTCTTCGCCGATGCCACCCAGGCCGGGATTCACCAGGCGGTGATCCTGGCATCGGGTCTGGACGCGCGGGCCTACCGCCTGACCTGGCCGTCGGGCATGACGGTCTTCGAGATCGACCAACCTGCCGTGCTGGCCTTCAAGACCGCAGCGCTGGCCGAATTGGGCGCCGAGCCGACTGCCGATCGCCGTGGCGTCGCAGTCGATCTGCGTGATGACTGGCCGGCCGCGTTGATCGAGGCAGGCTTCGACCGCACCCGGCCCACCGCCTGGATCGCCGAGGGGCTGCTCGGCTACCTCCCGCCGGAAGCACAAGACCGGCTACTGGACAACATCACCGCACTGAGCGCCGAGGGCAGCCGGCTGGCCACCGAGGCCATTCCCAACATCTCAGCCGCCCAGCATGAACAGGCCCGGGAAATGATGCGCAGCGCCACCGAGAAATGGCGGGCCCACGGTTTCGACCTGGAGTTCTCCGAACTCGGTTACGAGGGCGATCGCAACGACGTCGCCGAGTACCTGAAGCCCCTGGGCTGGACCTCGACCGGCCAGACCATGACCGAGCTGCTGACGCAGTACGGGCGTCCGACGCCGGCACGGGGCGCCGACTCGGTGTCGATGGCCGACACGACCTACTACACCTCGATCAAGCGGAGCTAG